A window of Staphylococcus sp. 17KM0847 contains these coding sequences:
- the pdxS gene encoding pyridoxal 5'-phosphate synthase lyase subunit PdxS, with translation MVKQVGSERVKRGMAEMQKGGVIMDVVNAEQAKIAEAAGAVAVMALERVPSDIRAAGGVARACNPRIVEEVMNAVSIPVMAKCRIGHITEARVLEAMGVDYIDESEVLTPADEVFHLKKSDYTVPFVCGCRHLGEAARRIGEGAAMLRTKGEPGTGNIVEAVRHMRQVNQEVARITVMSDDELMTEAKNLGAPFHILQDIKKHGRLPVVNFAAGGVATPQDAALMMELGADGVFVGSGIFKSEDPETFAKAIVQATTHYQDYELIGRLAKELGTAMKGLDINQLSLEERMQERGW, from the coding sequence ATGGTGAAGCAAGTTGGATCAGAGCGCGTCAAACGTGGTATGGCGGAGATGCAAAAAGGCGGCGTTATTATGGACGTTGTTAATGCAGAACAAGCAAAGATAGCGGAAGCTGCAGGTGCAGTGGCAGTTATGGCGTTGGAACGTGTACCGTCAGATATTCGTGCAGCAGGTGGTGTTGCACGTGCATGTAATCCTAGAATTGTAGAAGAAGTCATGAATGCAGTATCTATTCCAGTTATGGCGAAGTGCCGTATTGGACATATTACAGAGGCGCGTGTACTCGAAGCGATGGGTGTCGATTATATTGATGAATCAGAAGTATTAACACCCGCAGATGAAGTTTTTCATTTGAAGAAAAGTGATTATACCGTACCATTTGTTTGTGGATGTCGTCATTTAGGTGAAGCAGCACGTCGTATTGGAGAAGGGGCAGCTATGTTGCGTACGAAAGGTGAACCGGGTACAGGTAATATCGTTGAGGCAGTACGTCATATGCGACAAGTCAATCAAGAAGTCGCACGTATTACAGTAATGAGCGATGATGAACTGATGACAGAAGCCAAAAATTTAGGTGCACCGTTTCATATTCTGCAAGATATTAAAAAACATGGACGTTTGCCAGTCGTCAACTTTGCGGCAGGTGGTGTCGCAACGCCGCAAGATGCAGCATTAATGATGGAATTAGGTGCAGATGGTGTTTTTGTTGGATCGGGTATTTTCAAGTCAGAAGACCCAGAAACATTTGCAAAAGCGATTGTTCAAGCGACAACACATTACCAAGATTATGAGTTGATTGGGCGATTGGCGAAAGAGCTAGGGACAGCAATGAAAGGCCTAGATATTAATCAACTGTCATTAGAAGAACGTATGCAAGAGCGTGGTTGGTAA